GTTCAAACTTGCCATCGACGGCCTTCGATTGGTTTCGCGCCATCTCCATGTATCCCTCGGATTCTATGCCATTGCTACTGTTGCTGTTGTTGCATTGATATTCCTCGTCGTCAGAACCATAGGTTTCATGCTCAACGAGTCCCGGTTACAGAGCCTGAGCAAATGGTCCCTTGCCGGGCTGTCGGTCCTGGTTGTGCTGACGGTAGCCTTTGCAGGGCGCTACCGGGCCGATCTGGCCAGCCCCAAAATGGCGATCAACAGTCTGGTCTCCAAGCTTCAGACCAATATTATCCTCTCGCTGCAGGAGCAGCGGAAGATCGCCGCAATGGATCCATCCACCATCGGGGCCACTTACGACTATTCGGGACATGACCTGATCGAAAAGCCCAACATCTACCTGATATTCGTCGAGTCCTACGGCAGCGTGCTCTACAAGCGGGACTGGTTCCGCGACGCCTATCGCGCGTTGTTGCCTGAGCTGGACAACGAGTTCAAGGATCATGGCTGGCATGTGACCAGTGCCCTGAGCGAGGCACCAACCTGGGGTGGGGGCTCCTGGATGTCATATACCAGCGCCCTTTTTGGCCTGCGCATCGAGACCCACCCCCAATACCTGAGCCTGCAGGATCTCTACCAGGACCGCGATTATCCTGATCTGGCGCGGACGCTGCAGGATCAGGGGTACCGCTACGTCCATGTCTCCTCCATCAGTACCGAACTTCGGGAAGAACAGTGGCAAAAGCACACCAATTTCTACGGCGTGGATGAGTGGCTTCGCTTTGAGGATATGGACTACGGTGGTGCTACCTATGGCTGGGGTCCGGCGCCTCCCGACCAATACGTGCTGAACCATGCCTATTACAACCTGGTGCGCAACGCGGTTCAGCCGATCCTTCTCTTCTTTATCACCCAGAACTCCCACTACCCCTGGACGCCCCTGCCCGAGCTGGCCACCGATTGGCGTTCTATCGATGATGGCAGCGGGCAGGAACTATCAGCACCCGCACCAGGGTCCGTTCCCTTGCCCGCCTTGCGAAAGCACTATCTACGCAGCATCGAATACGAGCTCATATCCCTGACCGATTTCATCCTGGAATCCGGCGACGACCAGGCCATCTACGTCCTGATCGGCGACCATCAGCCGCAGCAGGTGTCGCGGCACAACGACGGATTCGACACACCTGTACACATCGTCAGCAAGAATCCTGCACTGATCAACGCGTTTGCACGATATGGGTTTGAGCCAGGTTTGACAGTATCGAACCTGATGCCTACAATCCGCCACGAGGGTTTTTACTCCATGTTCATGCGAGTTCTGCTGACAGAGTACGGACAGGGCACCCGAAAATTGCCCCCATATCTACCAGATGGCCTCATTCTGGAGAACGAGACGAGATTGAACTGACGTACGAAGTTGTAGTGTAGAAACATAGGAGATTTGAACGTGTACCGAGAAATGAACCTGTATCAGCTGACCCCCCTTGTCGTTGTCTTCGCAATGCTATTTGCAGCTTGTACACCTGCACCGGCATCCGTTACGCCCGCCGATCCAACCGCCACGACCGCCCCGGCTGCAGAACCAGCCGCCGCGGCTGAACCAGCCAGCGGCATGCGCACCTTTACGGTAGTGCCGGAAGAATCCAAGGCCTCCTATCTGGTAGACGAGCAGTTCTTGGAAAGTGCCCTTGAGAAACTGGGAATCCAGGCGGGCGATGTGGATGTAGTGGGAAGTACCCAACAGATCGAAGGACAGCTCCAGCTCAACCTGGAGGAGCTGTCCGCCCCTCTGGGAGAAAATCGTTTTTCAGTGAACCTGACGGGGTTGAGCACAGACCAGCGCCGGCGCGATGGCTGGATACAGGACAAGGGTCCCCAATTCAGCAAATTCCCATCTGCTGAATTCACGGCAACCGCCATAGAAGGAGCTCCGGACAGTTACCAGGAGGGCCAGGAAGTCACATTCACTTTGTCCGGTGATCTCACCATTCGGGATATCAGCCAGCCTGTAAGTTTCGACGTCACGGCATCGTTGGATGGCGATACACTCGACGGCATTGCCACCACGCGGCTCCTGATGTCCGATTTCGGCATCACCCCTCCCAACTTCGCCGGTACCCTGACCGTAGCTGACGAGTTCGGTATCGAAATTCAGCTCACAGCGCGGGAGAAATAACACCCC
The sequence above is drawn from the Chloroflexota bacterium genome and encodes:
- a CDS encoding YceI family protein → MYREMNLYQLTPLVVVFAMLFAACTPAPASVTPADPTATTAPAAEPAAAAEPASGMRTFTVVPEESKASYLVDEQFLESALEKLGIQAGDVDVVGSTQQIEGQLQLNLEELSAPLGENRFSVNLTGLSTDQRRRDGWIQDKGPQFSKFPSAEFTATAIEGAPDSYQEGQEVTFTLSGDLTIRDISQPVSFDVTASLDGDTLDGIATTRLLMSDFGITPPNFAGTLTVADEFGIEIQLTAREK